The following proteins come from a genomic window of Candidatus Methylacidiphilales bacterium:
- a CDS encoding helicase C-terminal domain-containing protein, with protein sequence MIAPLQPWDNGLESRVREMFGPGGLLSKAKNFEHRQPQQEMASAVARSLENERHLVVEAGTGIGKSLAYLLPAVHFAVEQGRKALVSTYTINLQEQLFHKDIPLVEKIVPFDFQATLLKGRHNYICPHRLKRARQLAADLFVTSEKAELERLWEWWQATTDGTLSDFNLAPDPKVWAQVCSEAHVCTPRTCGNDPKCFYQQARKRLVEAHVVVMNHTLFFTCLGGIDEDMMAGGGYLFPNDFVVFDEAHNLESAAARHIGLSVGSSSLRYQLHRLYHPTTRKGLLVLARNTEGQRMVVDLLDRVDEFFSKLENACRFDQGNEWRVRQPDVVEDSLSLPAMQLRQALLDAAASSEDETQQVELRDMARRFAEFKDDLSVFLSQAHENYVYWVERSGRGSSGALQLHGAPVDLAGVLEPMLFKPGNTAIMTSATLSVGEGLDYFQKRVGAFEADTLQLDSPFDYARQMKVFIPKRMPEPSQGREYEEALQRWIRYFLGQTGGRAFVLFTSYGAMQRVAQGMAGWLAEQGWPFMLQGGGMSRKKMLDDFKSRDHAVLFGTDSFWQGVDVPGEALVNVIVTRLPFAVPDHPLIEARLEWIEERGGDPFREYSLPEAILKFRQGVGRLIRTATDHGQVAILDARILSKSYGKAFLAKLPDCPVTLLGDEVLGGAGLED encoded by the coding sequence ATGATTGCGCCCCTTCAACCCTGGGACAACGGCCTGGAGTCCCGGGTGCGGGAGATGTTCGGCCCCGGTGGGTTGCTTTCCAAGGCCAAGAACTTCGAACACCGCCAACCCCAGCAGGAAATGGCGTCGGCGGTGGCCCGTTCGCTCGAGAACGAACGCCATCTGGTGGTCGAGGCCGGAACGGGCATCGGCAAGAGCCTGGCCTACCTGCTGCCCGCGGTGCACTTCGCCGTCGAGCAGGGGCGCAAGGCCCTGGTCTCGACCTACACCATCAACCTGCAGGAGCAACTTTTCCACAAGGACATCCCCTTGGTGGAGAAGATCGTGCCCTTCGATTTCCAGGCCACCCTGCTCAAGGGACGGCACAATTACATCTGCCCGCACCGCCTCAAACGCGCGCGGCAGTTGGCGGCCGATTTATTCGTCACCAGCGAGAAAGCCGAATTGGAACGCTTGTGGGAATGGTGGCAGGCCACCACTGACGGGACGCTGAGCGATTTCAATCTGGCGCCGGACCCGAAGGTCTGGGCCCAGGTCTGCAGCGAGGCCCATGTCTGCACCCCCCGGACCTGCGGCAACGACCCAAAGTGCTTCTACCAACAGGCCCGCAAACGACTGGTCGAGGCCCATGTGGTGGTGATGAACCACACCCTGTTCTTCACCTGCCTGGGCGGGATCGACGAGGACATGATGGCCGGGGGCGGGTATTTGTTTCCGAATGACTTTGTCGTTTTCGACGAGGCCCACAACCTCGAGTCGGCGGCTGCCCGGCACATCGGATTGAGTGTGGGATCCTCCTCCTTGCGCTACCAGTTGCACCGGCTCTACCACCCCACGACGCGCAAGGGATTGTTGGTGCTGGCCCGCAACACTGAAGGGCAGCGGATGGTGGTGGACCTGTTGGACCGGGTGGACGAGTTTTTTTCCAAATTGGAGAATGCCTGCCGGTTCGACCAGGGCAACGAGTGGAGGGTGCGGCAGCCCGATGTGGTCGAAGATTCGCTTTCACTTCCGGCGATGCAGCTCCGGCAGGCCCTGCTGGATGCCGCGGCGTCGTCCGAGGACGAAACCCAGCAGGTGGAACTGCGAGACATGGCCCGGCGCTTCGCCGAATTCAAAGACGACCTCTCGGTTTTTCTATCCCAGGCGCATGAGAACTATGTTTATTGGGTGGAGCGGAGCGGGCGCGGATCCTCCGGAGCCCTGCAACTGCACGGGGCGCCGGTGGACCTGGCCGGGGTGCTTGAACCCATGCTGTTCAAGCCGGGCAACACCGCGATCATGACCAGTGCCACCTTGTCTGTGGGTGAGGGATTGGATTATTTCCAGAAACGGGTGGGGGCCTTCGAGGCCGACACACTGCAACTGGATTCACCTTTCGATTACGCCCGGCAGATGAAAGTATTCATCCCCAAGCGCATGCCCGAACCATCGCAGGGACGCGAATACGAGGAAGCCCTGCAGCGCTGGATCCGCTACTTTCTCGGCCAGACCGGAGGGCGGGCCTTTGTCCTGTTCACCAGCTACGGGGCGATGCAACGCGTGGCCCAGGGCATGGCGGGCTGGTTGGCGGAGCAGGGATGGCCTTTCATGCTGCAAGGCGGGGGGATGTCGCGCAAGAAGATGTTGGACGACTTCAAGAGCCGGGACCATGCCGTGCTTTTCGGGACGGACAGCTTCTGGCAGGGGGTCGATGTGCCCGGCGAAGCACTGGTCAACGTCATCGTGACCCGTTTGCCCTTCGCCGTCCCTGACCATCCGCTGATCGAAGCACGGCTGGAATGGATCGAGGAACGCGGGGGCGATCCATTCCGGGAGTATTCCCTGCCCGAGGCCATTCTGAAATTCCGCCAGGGGGTGGGGCGGTTGATCCGCACGGCCACCGATCACGGGCAGGTGGCGATCCTGGACGCCCGGATCTTGAGCAAGTCCTACGGCAAGGCCTTTCTGGCCAAACTACCGGACTGTCCCGTGACTTTGTTGGGCGACGAGGTATTGGGGGGAGCGGGGCTGGAAGATTGA
- a CDS encoding FHA domain-containing protein — MSPKKVVAMLVPLAGQEASWPEAFPLTEAEFFIGRLPGSAIMSTNDSVSRQHARLVFYQDAWYIEDLGSRNGTNVEGQAVTSTILGDDQIIQTGDLWFGFTLRDPEQFDADSFASWAAEMRQKAGRIEQQAAAEPPAQVPQALPKPPAAILSNTMSLAVSPATRAYPPREPKKNAKVSAILHLPGATSATVSASASAVQEAKPVLVPSSSTAAPSSLKVTGPDYLWYAVIVLAVVGLILAVVVFVVRHNNRDSDSGSIFQPRSPQYLVAQQSHGTVR; from the coding sequence GTGAGTCCAAAAAAGGTCGTGGCCATGCTTGTTCCTCTGGCCGGGCAGGAAGCATCCTGGCCGGAAGCCTTCCCCCTGACCGAGGCTGAATTCTTCATCGGGCGCCTGCCCGGCAGTGCGATCATGAGCACCAATGACTCGGTCAGCCGCCAGCATGCCCGCTTGGTCTTTTACCAAGATGCCTGGTACATCGAAGATCTGGGCTCCCGCAACGGAACCAACGTTGAAGGCCAGGCCGTCACGAGCACGATCTTGGGGGACGATCAAATCATCCAAACTGGCGACCTATGGTTCGGCTTCACCCTGCGTGATCCCGAGCAATTTGACGCCGATTCCTTCGCCAGTTGGGCCGCGGAGATGCGGCAAAAGGCCGGACGGATTGAGCAACAAGCGGCCGCCGAGCCACCGGCCCAGGTACCCCAGGCCCTGCCCAAGCCACCGGCGGCCATCCTGAGCAACACCATGTCCCTGGCCGTTTCCCCGGCAACGCGGGCTTATCCTCCGCGCGAACCGAAGAAAAACGCCAAGGTCTCGGCCATTCTCCACCTGCCAGGAGCCACCTCGGCCACCGTATCGGCCTCAGCATCAGCTGTGCAGGAGGCCAAACCAGTCCTCGTGCCCTCATCTTCCACCGCCGCTCCTTCCTCCCTCAAGGTCACCGGACCCGATTACCTCTGGTATGCCGTCATCGTCCTCGCCGTGGTCGGCCTCATCCTGGCCGTGGTCGTTTTTGTCGTCCGCCACAACAATCGCGACAGCGACAGCGGCTCAATCTTCCAGCCCCGCTCCCCCCAATACCTCGTCGCCCAACAAAGTCACGGGACAGTCCGGTAG